ataattctgatcaagtattcaatttagctgtgcatactactcattttattattatttgtttttgaagaaaatggcaaggatatgtaatgaagatgtatgccttgcggatagtgcaagttcgcacactattatcaaaagtgatatatattttacccatcttgtgtcaaaagaggaatatgttaatactattattggctcaggcaatgtgatagaaggctccggaagagctataattttgtttcttggaggaacaaaatttataataaataatgcactattgtctacTAAGTCTCTAAGGAACTTCTTGAGTTTCAAAGATGTTCACTGAAAtagatatcatattgaaactATGAATGAGAgaaatcatgagtacttatTGATCACAACTCATTATTCAAATAagaaggttatattagaaaagttaccctcactttcatctggattatattataccaaaattagtgcaattgaatcacatgccactgaaaaccagaagtttactagctcAAATGagttcataacttggcacgaccgattgggtcatccgggaacaaccatgatgaggagaattattgaaaactctcatggacattcactaaagaactagaagattcttaaaactagtgaattttgttgtgttgCATGTTCTcaagaaaagttaattttaaagccatcaccagtaaaagttggatttgagtcccctgaattcctagaaaggattcaaggtgatatatgtggacctattcatccaccatgtggatcttttagatattttatggtcctaatagacgcatcttcgagatggtcacatgtgtgcttattgctagacccttacttatgagaacaaatctcccaacctcggtttgggggcatgctgttttacatgccgcagcacttattcgtttgaggccaacgagttatcatcagttctctcctatgcaattagcttttggccagcagccaaatgtttcccatttaagaatatttgggtgtgcgatatatgttcccattgcaccactttcttgcaccaaaatgggaccccaaagaaaattggggatatatgttagatatgattctccctctatagtgaggtatcttgagatacaaactggagatgtatttaaagcccggtttgcgaattatcattttgatgaatcaaaatttccaacattagggggagagaagaAGCTTCCTGAAAACGAGCTTAATTGGGatgcatcatccttgatgcatttagatcctcgatcagagcaatgtgaactagaagttcaaaagattatacatttgcaaagaatagcaaacgATTTGTctgatgcattttccgatacaaagaggataactaaatcttatataccagcgaaaaatgccccaattcgaattgatgtcccagtaggacaagtagccactgaagcaaattcacgccagaaatgtgacaggcctgtcggttccaaagacaaaaatcctcgaaagagaaaagaggtaaataatattcctgttgaaaaagacatagtaaaaacACCTGCAGttatccaaaattctgatataacgccagaagacgttcaggtacctgaaaatagtgaaaatgatgagatctcgataaattatgtctttacaggagaaaaatgggaccgaaataagacaattgtcaatgaaatatttgcatataatgtggcatcaaatatcatgcatgaaagtaaggatatTGATCCAAGATCAgttgaagaatgtcgacaaagaaatgattggccaaaatgggaagcagccatgaaggctgaattagactcacttgcaaaacgtgaagtctttggacctgtagtccgtacacctgaagatgtaaaacctgttggatataagtgggtatttgtgagaaaacgaaatgagaaaaatgaagttatgcgctataaagcccgacttgtggcacaaggtttttcacaaaggcccggtatagattataaagaaacgtattcccctgtaatggatgcgataacattgcgttatttggtcagtttagcTATATAtcataaactacatatgcatttaatggatgtggtaacagcatatttatacggctcattagatcgggagatatatatgaaagtccctgaaggactaaagatatccaAACCATCTAgtgaatattcgcaagggttatactcagtcaaattgcaaagatctttatatggtctgaaACAATCTAGACGAATGTgatataatcgtcttactgagtatctggccaaaaacggattcaagaatgatgatatatgcccatgtgttttcataaaaaaaactacatctggattcattataattgctgtgtacgttgatgatttaaatataattgggattcctgaagagattccaacaattataaaaactctaaaagaagagtttgagatgaaagatcttggaaagattAAGTTTTGTCTcgacctgcagatcgagcatataaaaggtgggatctttattcatcaaacaacatacacagaaaagatcttgaaaaggttttatatggataagtcacatccattaagtaccctaATGAtagtaagatctttggatgtgaaaaaggatcaattccgtcctaaagaagaaaatgaagatatccttggtcctgaagtaccatatcttagtgccattagagtgctaatgtatcttgctaataatacgcgacccgatatatcatttgctgtgaatttactagcaagatatagttcctctccaaccaaaagacattggagtggaatcaaacaaatctttcgatatcttcatgggacagttgatatgggattgttttatccctatggatccaagtcacaattagttggctatgcagatgctggatacttgtctgatccacataaagggaggtCTCAGACAGGATACCTGTTTACATATGGTGGAACAACTATATCATGGAGatccacgaaacagacgattgctgcaacatcctctaatcatgccgaaatactggcgattcatgaagctagtcgcgagtgcttttggctgaggagtctgattcaatatattctgtcatcatgtggactgattaatcataagatagctccaactgtcttgtttgaagataatacatcGTGCATTGCTCAACCTAAAggcggatacatcaaaggtgataaaactaagcatatttctcccaaattcttcttcacccatgatcttcaaaatcaagggacgattgatgtccaacagatccgttcaagtgacaatctggcagatttattcacaaagtcactcccaagatcctcctttgaaagattggtacatgagattgggatgcgtcgatttcgagatattaaatgatgtcgacaagagggggagactgtactctttttttcttggtcaagtttttttcccattgggtttttcttgacaaggtttttaatgaggcagtcctcatcacaaaggatattatactctttttccttcactaaggtttttccCACAAAGTTTTCCTTTAGTAAAGTTTTAATgaggcaataatcctaaatgggcATCCAAGGGGGAGTATTGTGATAAGAATGGGACGTGGATGCCCATTCCCATACAGAACTCACATTCTCAAagaatgaataataattaatgaatgttgaaattgatcctccTCATACATGTATAAATAGAGGCCTTTGCCTCCGAGAAAAGTAAGCAAGTAATAAGAAATCTATTCCCTCTTTATGTTGCAATCAAATACTCTTCTCCTTATATTTTTACtacaattctttctcttcttttattttataagtattttaaattctattttctattactctttacatataatattaatagccatattaatcatctttattatattgagataataacaataaataaatgcaattctctctctctttatttttaatacttctttctatttttgtatatatatacacaatacaacatataatattaatatatatatatatatatatataaatattattgagctaattatattaataatagagtcttctatttatacatctttattttatatttaatatattttttatttattttacaacacaaTAAATAGTAAAAGAACCATGATGACAAGCAAatatgtgaagaagaagaagaaaaagaaaaaaaagaatgcaaagaacaagaagagagcaaaaaagaataaaaagaagtgCGAGATATGAAAAGATAGCATGTTCATATGCGTTAAAACTCATTTTTGTTGGGTTTAAACTAATTTGATTGGACTTGgttgtcaaaaaaattaaatgtatagTATCACTCTGTAAAAATATATGAGTTGAGCCATTATGTCAACGAAAAGGTTATTAATTAGCCAATTGTCAATTATGAATATTTAGTTTCTATaactatataaatttattttctcaCCTTTaatccaaaataattttctcaCCGTTCACTTTCTCCTTTGCTTCGATTATTCTCGCATcccgaaaataataatttctaaGTAAATAGTTATTGTGGCACtccaaaaattttgattttgacaaaACGATACTCAAAACatgataataacaaaataactcttaaaaaatatatttcgtTTAATAAAATGATCTAAAAATGTAGTTAATGGTTAATTTATCTTGTCAGTTAATTTATTCTTACCTTCTCttgtaaaattacttatttaTCCCCTCTTTCTCTTATTGCTATTATCTATCATCATTTTTCCCACTCCTTCACCACTATACCCATATCTCAGTCCACCTCCTTTGTCACCCCCTATCTCCACTTCCACGACCAACACCACAACCCCAATCTCCACTTAACTTACTACTTCTATCCCTAGTCCCTGTCACTATACACATCATTACAGCAGTCACACCCCACAAATCCTAAATCACTTTCTCATTCACCATTCACTATTTATAGTGCCTCCGTTCTCTATATACATCACCCATCACTCATTACTGTTCTCTTCTCTCACACACTCAAGGCTAACACAATGTCCATCATTCACTATGCCTCAAGCTCTTACTCTACTGTCTGTAATTTTCTGTGCTTGAAGTTCTGTTGTCCGCATTTCACTGCACCTCAAACTCTGCCGTTTGTGATTTACTGTGCCTTAAGCTCTATTGTCGTCTCGTCTCGTGAGTTTTACAATCATCAAGTCTCATGTCTTCGATCTTCCTTCTCCACCAGCATCGTCGCCTTCATCTGTTTGTGACTGACACACCGTCTTCTTCTTCGAGTTATGTGGTGTTGTCGTCCTCTTCACCAATCCCTGCTCTTCGTGGTACCATTTATGCTTCtatattctttgttttttttttcttggtgtCCATGTATTCCTTGATAATAATTCTTCAGGTAGTGCTAAAATTTGTTCCTTcaaatagttattaatttatagcACGCATATTCTTTTTGGTCATGTGCACTCTTGGTTTTCAAACACCACTCCTGTGAGAAGGATACCTAAAAACAGAACTTCAGGCCAGATCCTCATCAGGTTCCCATGAACCCCGCAAGGCCTCGCAGAACGAATCACTCGATGCCAAGCCGCATGCATATGACAATTGTGTGCATGTAAATTGGCATGCGTGATCTTACCAATACTAATGCATTAGATGTCATCAAAACTCCGcaattaaatcaatttattGTGTTGAGCTTGTTTGTTAAAAAAAACTCCATATTAAGCGTGTTTGGGTGAGAGTAGTACTTGATGGGTGACCTCATATGAAATCCTTGTGTTGcatctgtttttctttttttttctttttggtcatGAACATTCTTAGTCTTTAAACACCCATATGAAGAGGAGGATATCGAAAATCGGGGTTCCATGGCCAGATCCTCGCCAGGCTCTGGGGGGCCGCAATGCCTTGCTGATTGAATTACTCGATGTCAGATCGCAATGCTTATAACAATTGTGTCCACATGGATTGGAAAGTTTGATAATACTAGCAGTAATGGGTAATGGATCAGATCATATCAGAACTCCGCAGTTAAGCAGGCTTGGTCTAGAGTATTAGTTGGATGGGTGATCTTTTTGGAAGTCCTCATGTTGCACCATTTTTTTGGTGATGCATACTCTCAATCTTTAGACACCACTCTCGTGAGGAGGATTCCCAAAAGCATAACTTCATAGCCAGATCCTTGCCAAGCTTCCATGGGCCTCGCAAGACCTCGAAGATTGAATTATTCGATGACGGGCCACATGCTTATGGCAATTTTGTATGCGTACATTGGCAGGTGTGATAATTCCAGCAGTAATATTCCAGATCCCATTGGAACTCTATAATTAAGCGTGCTTGGGTGAGTGTAATACTAGGATGGATGACCTCTTATGAAATTTTGTTGTaccactttttttttgttttgtcatGTGCACTCTTGGTCTTTAAATACCATTCTATGCAAGGAGGATACCCCAAAGCGGTGTTCCATAGCCAAATCATCCACAGGCCTCCATATGCCTCGCAAGGCCTCACAAATTGAATTACTCAGATGTTGGGCCTCATCCTTATGACAATCATATGCGCGTACATTGATAGGTACGATAATATTGGCAGTAATGACTGGATACCATTAGAACTCTTTAGTTATGCTTACTTGAAAAAGAGTAGTACTAAGGATGAGTGACCTCTTATGATGTCTTCGTGGGCTTGCAAGTCCTCACAAATTGAATATTTTGATGCCGGACCACATTCTTATGACAATTGTGTGTATGTTCAATGGCAGGTGCGACCATACTTGTACTAACGCATCATATCCCATAAGAACTCAATCGTTAAGCATGCTTGGGCGAGAGTAGTAATAGGATGAGTGACCTCCTGCGAATTCCTTGTGTTGcacttctttttcctttttttggtCATGTACACTCTTAATCTTTAAACACCTCCTGCAGAAAAGGATACCAAAAAGCGGGGCTATGTGGTCAAATCTTCGCCAAATTACTCAATGTCGGACAACATGCTTATGACAGTTGTGTGCACATAGATTGGCAGGTTCGATAATGCCAACCGTAATGCACCGAATTCCATTAGACACCACAGTTAAGCGTACTTAGGAGACATAGTACTTGGATGGGTGACCTTTTAGGAAAACCTCATGTTGCACTGCTTTGTTTTTTTGTTCATGTGCATTTCCAATCTTTAAACACCACTCTCGCAAAGATGGTACCCAAAAGCAAGGCTATAAAGGCAGATCCTTGCCAGCCCTCATGGGACCCGCAAGCCTTGCAAGATGGTATCAATACATTCAAGCActgagcaagcgggacgaaagCCTCTCGACCTTGCCAGGCAATCTGTAACTCGTCTAACATTCTCagtcattcttttcattattcaGTCTTTCATTCATCTCTTTTATTTTGATACTTCAGTCCTTCATTCATCTCTTTTATTTTGATACTTCAGTCCTTAAACCTTATGTCTTTTCTCTGTAACTTCTCTTAATTCACTTTCTTGTCCCTTTTTCTAAAACAATTCCTTCTGTATTCATTTTCTATTCTCTGCTTTTCATATGCCTTTACTCTTTCTCTGCTTACTCTTTATATCTTAATTAATCTTTGTCATTTTCTCTTACAATGCCCTAGATCTTTTATGAAGAGAACCTCTAAGTCTTTGgctttaaaattgttttttacATCTTTTACTACAATTACTGTTATATTTCTTAACTTTTACATTACTTACCTTTCATGTTTTCatctcttattttaattttgttacctCCTTTAACTTTTGAATATTAATCTTTGATCATAATACTTTAGTTATTTATATGCTAGTCCCTAAGGtttagttaattatattttaacttttCAGCTATTGAACTAATtaccaaggttgcgagaaccggaccggtcaataaACCGGTGAGGTCACTGGTTCAATGGTTCACTAGTTCGACCGGAGTTCAACCAGagttcaaccggtttaattaaatattaaataaaattattaaaaaacttaaaataatcttaagtatataaattcaataatttctaacttaataaaatttaatatttcacataataaattatccatTACTCTGCACCAAACAGTAACAATAATTCTTCCTTTTCAGTACCAACACAGATAGTGTCTCATGCCTATGACTCAGCTTTTGCCTCTTTTCAATTCCAATATCCATGGCCTTTAGCCTTTGAAGGGTTTCCAGAAGATAGAGCTGCAAGTGCTTCTAAGAGCCATAGCCaagcagagaaaagaagaagggacaGGATCAATGCACAGCTTGCAACTCTTAGAAAACTGATTCCTAAGTCTGATAAGATAatattgtttttcaaaattcatattccAATATTGTCATAGTTAGTTACTTCTCTCCTTTTTAGCAAAGCATATTGTTTACTTTTACTTCTATCAGTTATGCTATTCAGAGtttagattttctttttcatccctTGAATTCTAgcaagaaaatagaaattacCTACCTTAGGAAAATGACATGATATGCAAGGTATCATTAGTTTATGCTATTAATAGCTTTAATAGGTTCCATGATAGAACTTAAAGCATTTGAATTCTACTTCATCAACTTTGATAGATAGAGAACTAGAGAAGCTAtacatgtttttgttttctagaCTGCATAAATTCCATAATTGATTAtgctttcaaaatcaattcaacTAGAAGTGTAAGAGTAATATAAGTTCAACTTTGAATTATGCCGGAATGAATACTACAAAAGcagaatcaaattaattaagtttTGTTGCGGATGCAGATGGACAAGGCTGCATTACTAGGGAGTGTAGTAGATCATGTGAAGGATCTAAAGCGAAAAGCGATGGATGTGAGCAAAAGCATCACAGTTCCAAGTGAAACTGATGAAGTAACAATAATAGAGTGTGACCCTGATCAAGATGAAAGCTATGCTAAAGT
The genomic region above belongs to Arachis duranensis cultivar V14167 chromosome 3, aradu.V14167.gnm2.J7QH, whole genome shotgun sequence and contains:
- the LOC107478510 gene encoding transcription factor bHLH51-like; the encoded protein is MVPKSKAIKADPCQPSWDPQALQDDYSAPNSNNNSSFSVPTQIVSHAYDSAFASFQFQYPWPLAFEGFPEDRAASASKSHSQAEKRRRDRINAQLATLRKLIPKSDKMDKAALLGSVVDHVKDLKRKAMDVSKSITVPSETDEVTIIECDPDQDESYAKVKILKHNIVISVCCDDRPELFSELIQVLKGLRLINQDQNIFRSSKQLIEAAKQKQQNILKIKNIRKSESKIKKAT